A single Mustelus asterias chromosome 4, sMusAst1.hap1.1, whole genome shotgun sequence DNA region contains:
- the LOC144492801 gene encoding interferon-inducible GTPase 5-like translates to MGGASSRGQSAEASNTSLFSEDELKNLKSDYESGGVEKVTLLIQKKINDLDSTELNIAVTGEAGAGKSSFINAMRGLRSSDEDGAEIDITETTMEPTEYKHPCLPNVILWDLPGIGTTKFPANKYLNKMKFKKYDFFIIISDYRFTENDVKLAREIKRLGKNFYFVRPKIDHDLESMKRKRREFNEKEELEKIRSYCVRKLQETGIPSPRVFLISNFDLHLYDFKLLNEVLEDDLPSIKRSVYILALPNLTLEIVEKKKKELKKRVWMLASLSGILGAVPVPGVSLGCDIGILIGGIIHFRKCLGLDDASLQRLANKAGKPVEELKAVVKTPLVGEITPDIMNRLAWGSAAVVISGLELALDIIPVVGSIFGAGSSFLMTYKLLCGALDDLTENARRVVKAAFGTGENDPEQTSIQ, encoded by the exons ATGGGAGGAGCCAGCTCCAG AGGTCAAAGCGCTGAAGCTTCAAACACTTCATTGTTCAGTGAGGATGAACTGAAGAATCTGAAATCTGATTATGAATCGGGTGGGGTGGAAAAGGTAACACTGCTGATACAGAAAAAAATTAATGACCTGGACAGCACAGAACTGAACATCGCAGTGACAGGAGAAGCAGGCGCAGGGAAATCCAGCTTCATCAATGCGATGAGAGGACTTCGAAGCAGTGATGAGGACGGTGCTGAGATTGATATCACAGAAACCACAATGGAGCCAACTGAATACAAGCATCCCTGTTTGCCAAATGTTATTTTATGGGATCTGCCAGGAATTGGAACAACGAAATTCCCAGCGAATAAATACCTCaataaaatgaaatttaaaaaatacGATTTCTTCATCATTATCTCAGATTATCGATTCACAGAAAATGATGTAAAACTCGCTCGAGAGATTAAACGGCTGGGGAAGAATTTCTACTTTGTTCGACCTAAAATTGATCATGACCTTGAATCAATGAAAAGGAAAAGGAGGGAATTTAATGAAAAGGAAGAACTGGAAAAGATCAGGAGTTACTGTGTCAGGAAATTGCAAGAGACAGGGATCCCATCACCCCGTGTTTTCCTGATTTCAAACTTTGACCTGCATCTGTATGATTTTAAACTGTTAAATGAAGTTCTTGAAGATGATCTTCCCAGTATAAAGAGAAGTGTGTACATACTGGCCCTTCCCAACCTAACCTTGGAAATTGTGGAAAAGAAGAAGAAAGAGCTAAAGAAGCGAGTTTGGATGTTGGCATCACTTTCTGGAATATTGGGAGCAGTGCCAGTTCCTGGAGTCTCCCTTGGTTGTGATATTGGGATCCTGATTGGAGGAATAATACATTTCCGTAAATGTCTGGGTCTGGATGATGCCTCCCTTCAAAGACTGGCCAATAAGGCAGGGAAACCTGTGGAAGAACTGAAAGCCGTGGTGAAAACTCCCCTGGTGGGTGAAATAACTCCAGATATAATGAACAGATTAGCATGGGGATCCGCTGCTGTCGTCATATCTGGTCTTGAGCTTGCACTTGACATCATCCCAGTTGTAGGATCCATCTTTGGAGCAGGATCATCATTTCTTATGACCTACAAGTTGCTGTGTGGAGCACTGGATGAtctcacagagaatgcacggagagTGGTGAAAGCTGCATTTGGGACGGGTGAAAATGATCCAGAGCAAACATCAATTCAATGA